One Streptomyces sp. R28 DNA window includes the following coding sequences:
- a CDS encoding amidohydrolase family protein: MLDHVIKGATVVDGTGAPAHTADVGVRGSRIAAIGRITEESRTSEDATGLVLAPGFVDPHTHYDAQLFWDPYATPSLNHGVTTVAAGNCGFTLAPLNPARPDDADYTRRMMSKVEGMSLVALEEGAPWSWRTFGEYLDALEGRIAVNAGFMVGHCALRRHVMGPDAVGGQPSAEQLGEIVRLLHDAMDAGAWGFSTTQSTSHSDGDGKPVASRHAGPEELLAMSRAVGEHEGTQIEAIVAGCLDQFSDAEIELFVEMSAAAGRPLNWNVLTIDSAVPERVPRQLLASEQARKAGGRVVALTMPILTPMNMSLGTFCALNLIPGWGPVLGLPVPERIAELREPDVQAELLRHATAKEAGVFRRLTNFGRYVIGDTYSEANRGLTGRVVEDIARERGQEPFPCLVEICAADDLRTVLWPMPTDNDPASWSLRAETWQHEDVLLGGSDAGAHLDRMCGAPYTTRFLGDCLRGRRLVGLEQAVKMLTDDPARLFGLRERGRVEEGFHADLVLFDPERIDAGKATLVHDLPGDSPRLDSKAIGVRAVWVNGVEAIRDDVVTGSVPGRVLRSGRDTRTVATR, encoded by the coding sequence ATGCTCGATCACGTCATCAAAGGCGCGACCGTCGTCGACGGGACGGGCGCGCCCGCTCACACCGCCGATGTGGGTGTCCGGGGCAGCCGGATAGCCGCCATAGGGCGGATCACCGAGGAATCCCGTACCAGCGAGGACGCCACCGGGCTCGTCCTCGCCCCCGGATTCGTCGACCCCCACACCCACTACGACGCCCAGCTCTTCTGGGACCCGTACGCGACCCCCTCCCTCAATCACGGGGTGACCACCGTCGCCGCCGGGAACTGCGGGTTCACGCTCGCGCCGCTCAATCCCGCCCGTCCGGACGACGCCGACTACACGCGCCGCATGATGTCCAAGGTCGAGGGGATGTCGCTGGTCGCGCTGGAGGAGGGCGCGCCCTGGAGCTGGCGGACCTTCGGGGAGTACCTGGATGCCCTTGAGGGGCGGATCGCCGTCAACGCGGGGTTCATGGTGGGGCACTGCGCGTTGCGGCGGCATGTGATGGGGCCGGACGCGGTGGGCGGGCAGCCGAGTGCGGAGCAGCTGGGCGAGATCGTCCGGCTGTTGCACGACGCCATGGATGCCGGGGCCTGGGGCTTCTCCACCACCCAGTCGACGAGCCACTCCGACGGGGACGGGAAGCCGGTGGCCTCCCGGCACGCCGGGCCGGAGGAGCTGCTGGCGATGTCGCGGGCGGTCGGCGAGCACGAGGGGACCCAGATCGAGGCGATCGTCGCGGGGTGTCTGGACCAGTTCAGCGACGCCGAGATCGAACTGTTCGTGGAGATGAGCGCCGCCGCCGGACGGCCGCTCAACTGGAACGTCCTGACCATCGATTCGGCCGTTCCGGAGCGGGTGCCGCGGCAGCTCCTCGCGAGTGAGCAGGCCCGGAAGGCGGGCGGCCGGGTCGTGGCCCTCACCATGCCGATCCTGACGCCGATGAACATGTCGCTGGGCACCTTCTGCGCCCTGAACCTCATCCCCGGGTGGGGGCCGGTCCTCGGGCTGCCCGTGCCCGAGCGGATCGCCGAGCTGCGCGAGCCGGACGTCCAGGCCGAGCTGCTCAGGCACGCCACCGCCAAGGAAGCCGGTGTCTTCCGGCGGCTGACGAACTTCGGGCGGTACGTCATCGGCGACACCTACAGCGAGGCGAACCGGGGGCTGACCGGACGGGTCGTGGAGGACATCGCCCGCGAGCGCGGACAGGAACCCTTCCCGTGCCTGGTGGAGATCTGCGCCGCCGACGATCTGCGTACGGTCCTGTGGCCCATGCCCACCGACAACGACCCCGCGTCCTGGTCCCTGCGCGCCGAGACCTGGCAGCACGAGGACGTGCTGCTCGGCGGATCCGATGCCGGGGCGCATCTGGACCGGATGTGCGGGGCGCCGTACACGACGCGGTTCCTCGGGGACTGTCTGCGCGGGCGGCGGCTGGTGGGGCTGGAGCAGGCGGTGAAGATGCTGACCGATGATCCGGCGCGGCTGTTCGGGCTGCGTGAGCGGGGCCGGGTGGAGGAGGGCTTCCATGCCGACCTGGTGCTCTTCGACCCGGAGCGGATCGACGCCGGTAAGGCCACCCTGGTGCACGACCTGCCGGGTGACAGCCCGCGGCTGGACTCCAAGGCGATCGGTGTGCGGGCCGTGTGGGTCAACGGGGTCGAGGCGATCCGGGACGACGTGGTGACCGGGTCCGTGCCGGGGCGCGTGCTGCGCTCGGGGCGGGACACCAGGACGGTGGCCACCAGGTGA
- a CDS encoding LLM class flavin-dependent oxidoreductase — MEFGLFVQGYVGKRAETDPLAEHKALMEETEYVIQADRSGFKYAWASEHHFLEEYSHLSANDVFLGYLAHATERIHLGSGIFNPLAQVNHPVKVAEKVAMLDHLTGNRFEFGSGRGAGSHEILGFLPGITDMNHTKEIWEETIAEFPKMWLQDEYAGFQGKHWSLPPRKILPKPYGKSHPAMWYAAGSPPSYAMAAMKGLGVLGFSVQKVADMEWVLEQYKTAVVNAEPIGDFVNDNVMVTTTAICAPTHAEAIEIAVRGGLHYLPSLVFRYHDTFPRPEGFPVWPETLPAYTPEFVELLIEEELLICGDPDEVFRQCKRWEQAGADQLSFGLPVGVPKEETLQTIRLIGEHVIPKIDTDPVHRTSRFRGAA; from the coding sequence TTGGAATTCGGGCTCTTTGTACAGGGATACGTGGGCAAGCGCGCCGAGACCGACCCGCTCGCCGAGCACAAGGCACTGATGGAGGAGACCGAGTACGTCATCCAGGCGGACCGGTCCGGCTTCAAGTACGCCTGGGCGTCCGAGCACCACTTCCTGGAGGAGTACTCGCACCTCTCCGCGAATGACGTCTTCCTGGGGTACCTCGCGCACGCGACCGAACGGATCCATCTCGGCTCCGGGATCTTCAATCCCCTCGCCCAGGTCAACCATCCCGTGAAGGTCGCCGAGAAGGTGGCCATGCTCGACCATCTCACCGGCAACCGCTTCGAGTTCGGCTCGGGGCGGGGCGCGGGGTCGCACGAGATCCTCGGGTTCCTGCCGGGCATCACCGACATGAACCACACCAAGGAGATCTGGGAAGAGACCATCGCCGAGTTCCCGAAGATGTGGCTCCAGGACGAGTACGCCGGCTTCCAGGGCAAGCACTGGTCACTGCCACCGCGGAAGATTCTGCCGAAGCCGTACGGGAAGTCCCACCCCGCGATGTGGTACGCGGCCGGGTCGCCTCCGTCGTACGCCATGGCGGCGATGAAGGGGCTCGGGGTGCTGGGCTTCAGTGTGCAGAAGGTCGCCGACATGGAGTGGGTGCTGGAGCAGTACAAGACGGCGGTCGTGAACGCCGAGCCCATCGGTGACTTCGTCAACGACAACGTGATGGTGACGACCACGGCGATCTGCGCGCCCACGCATGCCGAGGCGATCGAGATCGCGGTGCGGGGCGGGCTGCACTATCTGCCGTCGCTGGTGTTCCGGTACCACGACACGTTTCCTCGTCCCGAGGGGTTCCCGGTGTGGCCGGAGACGTTGCCCGCGTACACGCCGGAGTTCGTGGAGCTGCTGATCGAGGAGGAGCTGCTGATCTGCGGGGATCCGGATGAGGTGTTCCGGCAGTGCAAGCGGTGGGAGCAGGCGGGGGCGGATCAGCTGAGCTTCGGGTTGCCGGTGGGGGTGCCGAAGGAGGAGACGTTGCAGACGATTCGGCTGATCGGGGAGCACGTGATTCCGAAGATCGATACGGATCCGGTTCATCGGACGTCCCGGTTCCGGGGTGCCGCGTAG
- a CDS encoding SDR family NAD(P)-dependent oxidoreductase: protein MGKLDGRVVIVTGAARGQGEQEARLFAAEGAGVVVADVLDDQGEALAEEIGALYVHLDVGLEADWQAAVAVARRTYGHLDALVNNAGILRFNSLVDTPLDEFMQVVRVNQVGCFLGVKTVAPEMADGGTIVNTASYTAVTGMAAVGTYSATKHAILGLTRVAALELAPRGIRVNAMCPGAIDTAMSNPSLLDPAADAEETSRALDGLYRKLVPLGRIGRPEEVARLALFLTSEDSSYITGQPFVIDGGWLAGVSVI, encoded by the coding sequence ATGGGCAAGCTCGACGGACGGGTCGTCATCGTCACCGGGGCGGCGCGCGGACAGGGCGAGCAGGAGGCGCGCCTCTTCGCCGCGGAGGGCGCCGGAGTCGTCGTAGCCGATGTGCTCGACGATCAGGGCGAGGCCCTCGCCGAGGAGATAGGCGCGCTGTACGTCCACCTCGACGTGGGCCTGGAGGCCGACTGGCAGGCCGCCGTCGCCGTCGCACGCAGGACCTACGGCCACCTCGACGCGCTGGTCAACAACGCCGGCATCCTGCGCTTCAACTCCCTCGTCGACACCCCCCTCGACGAGTTCATGCAGGTCGTACGGGTCAACCAGGTCGGCTGCTTCCTCGGCGTCAAGACCGTCGCGCCGGAGATGGCCGACGGCGGCACGATCGTCAACACGGCCTCGTACACCGCGGTGACCGGCATGGCGGCCGTGGGGACGTACTCCGCCACCAAGCACGCCATCCTCGGCCTCACCCGGGTCGCCGCCCTGGAGTTGGCGCCCCGCGGCATCCGGGTCAACGCGATGTGCCCCGGCGCCATCGACACCGCGATGTCCAACCCGTCGCTGCTGGATCCGGCGGCGGACGCGGAGGAGACGTCGAGGGCGCTCGACGGGCTCTACCGCAAGCTCGTGCCGCTCGGCCGGATCGGCAGGCCCGAGGAGGTGGCGCGCCTCGCGCTGTTCCTGACCTCGGAGGACTCCTCGTACATCACCGGGCAGCCGTTCGTGATCGACGGGGGCTGGCTGGCGGGCGTCTCGGTCATCTGA
- a CDS encoding response regulator transcription factor encodes MRTPRKLTVALACPEGTWPHSDWPAPDDPYVGRVVRLAAPLKPSEATADVVILCCEDPSAALRERWAADVPVIVVSPRRDTETIVEVFRGGAGYLVEGDYCTCMLSSAVVGATVGHTYLSPAACAALREGARRMPTGGEAMERLRSLLSPRERQIMELLSTGLGAQEIGLRLRLSEKTVRNNLSNIYAKLDARGSTDAVLRWLGAAPVLRIRECG; translated from the coding sequence GTGCGCACTCCCCGGAAACTGACCGTCGCCCTCGCCTGCCCCGAGGGCACCTGGCCGCACTCCGACTGGCCGGCCCCGGACGACCCGTACGTCGGCAGGGTGGTCCGGCTGGCAGCCCCGCTCAAACCGTCGGAGGCGACCGCGGACGTCGTGATCCTGTGCTGCGAGGACCCCTCGGCGGCCCTGCGGGAACGGTGGGCCGCCGACGTCCCGGTGATCGTCGTCAGCCCGCGCCGGGACACCGAGACCATCGTCGAGGTGTTCCGCGGCGGCGCGGGCTATCTGGTCGAGGGGGACTACTGCACCTGCATGCTCTCCTCGGCCGTCGTCGGGGCCACCGTCGGGCACACCTACCTCTCCCCGGCGGCCTGCGCCGCCCTGCGCGAAGGGGCGCGGCGGATGCCCACCGGCGGGGAGGCCATGGAGCGGCTGCGGTCGCTGCTCTCGCCGCGCGAGCGGCAGATCATGGAGCTGCTGTCGACCGGCCTGGGCGCGCAGGAGATCGGGCTGCGATTACGGCTGAGCGAGAAGACCGTCCGCAACAACCTCAGCAACATCTACGCCAAGCTGGACGCACGCGGCAGCACGGACGCGGTCCTGCGCTGGCTGGGGGCCGCGCCCGTGCTTCGCATCCGAGAATGCGGCTAA